Proteins encoded together in one Cicer arietinum cultivar CDC Frontier isolate Library 1 chromosome 4, Cicar.CDCFrontier_v2.0, whole genome shotgun sequence window:
- the LOC101501061 gene encoding small acidic protein 1 codes for MRAMDLFGEMEDQITSMAMDVDDVEQFEMLADGVIVSDHKLADSDFFNSFQDDFNDADIN; via the coding sequence ATGAGAGCAATGGATTTGTTCGGAGAGATGGAAGATCAGATAACGTCTATGGCGATGGACGTTGACGACGTCGAACAATTCGAGATGCTAGCTGATGGCGTTATCGTCTCTGATCACAAACTCGCCGATTCCGATTTCTTCAACTCCTTCCAAGACGATTTCAATGATGCGGATATCAATTAG